In a genomic window of Brassica rapa cultivar Chiifu-401-42 chromosome A10, CAAS_Brap_v3.01, whole genome shotgun sequence:
- the LOC103847089 gene encoding mitogen-activated protein kinase kinase kinase 9 isoform X1 gives MTSVLECWSNRGASERADDDLVDQVLMCSDDRSESLAAAPRFDQTSSAMQKRFQRLGRNVSDAIASLKSSLSLDSARENQNASTGGGGRKLVWANVVRSLAKMYPGSQLPEKLVSNLRKHYDSLPLSYSQAGFDMKEVFGHIKLIEQACGDDESPVFVIQEVCGEESVFKLTFASTCSLSWPTVSASLDSGLICCKNVQIFEKKGLTLGVVLLLVESGGEKLFKNKVENALRSAVRKPKSTSVKLPFGLCGCQEQRAGGGDFGDVDEESVDQCYGQDGPNTRIQIEMPPLDSKFSVLVDEWQTIQSGGDDIEGWLLSSDSVEFGDKLGPNSFKGVYRGKRVAIEKLKGCDKGNSYEFEIRKDFLELMTCGHNSILQFYGVCIDENHGLCVVTKLMQGGSLRELMLKKKKLQTKEIFRIAVDIAEGMKFMNDHGVSFRDLNTQRILLDKQGNACLGDMGIVTACKSASEALEYETDGYRWLAPEIIAGDPEKTSESWMSNAYSFGILLWEMVTGEEAYGSCSPVQAAVGIAACGLRPEIPKECPQVLRYLMTKCWNTCPSTRPSFSHIHCVLLRAISRNNKSKDKRK, from the exons ATGACCTCCGTGCTCGAATGCTGGTCCAACCGCGGCGCCAGCGAACGCGCCGACGACGATCTAGTCGACCAAGTCCTCATGTGCTCCGACGACAGGTCCGAATCCCTCGCCGCCGCTCCGCGTTTCGATCAGACCTCCTCCGCTATGCAGAAACGGTTTCAGCGTCTCGGTCGCAACGTCAGCGACGCGATCGCGTCGCTGAAGAGCTCTCTCAGCCTCGATTCGGCGCGGGAAAACCAGAACGCATCCACCGGAGGAGGAGGGAGGAAGCTCGTGTGGGCTAATGTTGTGAGAAGCCTTGCGAAAATGTATCCTGGTAGCCAGTTGCCGGAGAAGCTCGTCTCTAACCTCAGGAAGCATTACGATTCCTTGCCTCTCAG TTACAGTCAGGCTGGGTTTGATATGAAAGAGGTCTTTGGGCATATAAAACTGATAGAGCAAGCATGTGGAGATGATGAGAGTCCTGTGTTTGTGATTCAAGAAGTGTGCGGTGAGGAATCAGTGTTCAAGCTCACATTCGCTTCCACTTGTTCGCTTTCTTGGCCAACGGTTTCAGCTTCTCTTGATAGTGGTTTAATTTGTTGTAAGAATGTTCAGATCTTTGAGAAGAAAGGTTTGACTTTAGGAGTTGTTCTTCTTTTAGTTGAGTCTGGAGGAGAGAAGTTGTTTAAGAACAAGGTGGAGAATGCACTTAGATCTGCGGTGAGGAAGCCTAAGTCAACCTCTGTGAAGCTCCCTTTTGGACTCTGCGGCTGTCAAGAACAGAGAGCGGGTGGAGGAGATTTCGGGGATGTTGATGAAGAGTCTGTTGATCAATGCTATGGACAAGACGGTCCGAATACTAGGATCCAGATTGAAATGCCGCCATTAGACTCTAAGTTTTCTGTTTTAGTAGATGAATGGCAGACAATCCAATCAGGTGGAGATGATATTGAGGGATGGCTACTGAGTTCGGATAGTGTCGAGTTTGGTGATAAGTTAGGACCAAATTCGTTTAAAGGAGTTTACAGAGGGAAGAGGGTGGCTATTGAGAAACTAAAAGGATGCGATAAGGGGAATTCATATGAGTTTGAGATCCGAAAAGACTTCTTGGAGCTGATGACTTGTGGACACAATAGCATTCTGCAGTTTTATGGTGTCTGTATTGATGAAAATCATGGTTTATGCGTGGTAACAAAGCTGATGCAAGGTGGATCACTCCGTGAACTGATGTTGAAGAAGAAAAAGCTTCAGACAAAGGAGATATTTCGAATTGCTGTTGACATAGCAGAAGGGATGAAGTTCATGAACGATCATGGTGTTTCGTTTAGAGACCTTAACACACAGAGGATACTATTAGATAAGCAGGGAAACGCTTGTTTGGGTGATATGGGTATAGTCACCGCGTGCAAGAGTGCCAGCGAGGCCCTGGAGTACGAAACAGATGGCTATCGATGGCTTGCACCCGAG ATCATTGCGGGAGACCCGGAGAAAACGAGTGAGAGTTGGATGAGCAATGCGTATAGCTTTGGGATATTGCTTTGGGAGATGGTGACAGGAGAGGAGGCGTATGGATCTTGCTCGCCAGTACAGGCAGCGGTTGGGATTGCAGCTTGCGGGTTAAGACCGGAGATCCCAAAGGAATGCCCTCAAGTCCTCAGATATCTTATGACCAAATGCTGGAACACTTGTCCCTCCACACGCCCTAGCTTTTCTCATATCCACTGCGTCTTGCTCCGTGCCATATCACG
- the LOC103847086 gene encoding laccase-13 isoform X1: MEQVWLFCVLLVFVASLVNAEVHFHEFIIQETPVKRLCRVHNSITVNGQFPGPTLKVRNGDSLVITAINKAQYNISLHWHGIKQMRNPWADGPEYITQCPIKPGGSYTYRFNIEEQEGTLWWHAHSRWLRATVYGALIIRPPLSSPHYPFPVLPKREFTLLLGEWWDRNPMDVLNMAQFTGAAPNVSDAFTINGQPGDFYRCSSQETLRFLVGSGETVLLRVINSGLNQELFFGVANHKLTVVAADASYTKPFSTNVIMLGPGQTTDVLLTADQPPAHYYMAAHAYNSANAPFDNTTTTSILEYKDAPCVTSQSQARAIPAQLPGFNDTATAAAFTAQMKSPSKVEVPLEVDEDLFFTVGLGLFNCPTPNTQRCQGPNGTRFTASINNVSFVFPRQNSILQAYYQGTPAGVFTTDFPPVPPTTFDYTGNVSRGLWQPTRGTKAYKLKYKSKVQVILQDTSIVTIENHPMHLHGYEFYVVGTGIGNFNANKDTSSFNLIDPPRRNTIGTPPGGWIAIRFVADNPGVWLMHCHIDAHIFWGLAMVFLVENGEGHLQSVQSPPLDLPQC; the protein is encoded by the exons ATGGAGCAAGTCTGGTTATTCTGTGTGTTGTTGGTTTTTGTAGCTTCACTTGTTAATGCAGAAGTTCACTTCCATGAGTTCATT ATCCAAGAGACGCCGGTGAAGAGGCTGTGCAGAGTTCATAACTCCATCACGGTGAACGGACAGTTTCCAGGGCCAACCTTGAAGGTTAGAAACGGTGATTCTCTTGTCATCACTGCCATTAACAAAGCTCAGTACAACATCAGCCTCCACTG GCATGGGATAAAGCAGATGAGGAATCCATGGGCGGATGGACCAGAATACATAACACAATgcccaatcaaaccaggagggaGTTACACTTACAGATTCAACATCGAAGAACAAGAAGGTACCTTGTGGTGGCACGCCCACAGCAGATGGCTGAGAGCCACCGTGTACGGAGCTCTCATCATCCGCCCTCCGCTCTCTTCTCCTCATTACCCTTTTCCAGTTCTCCCCAAGAGAGAGTTCACTCTACTCTTAGGGGAATGGTGGGACAGAAACCCCATGGATGTCCTGAACATGGCTCAGTTCACGGGAGCTGCACCAAACGTATCAGACGCCTTCACCATCAACGGTCAGCCTGGTGATTTCTACAGATGCTCCAGCCAAG AAACTTTGAGGTTTCTGGTGGGATCAGGAGAGACCGTCCTCCTCAGGGTCATCAACTCTGGCTTAAACCAAGAGCTCTTCTTCGGTGTGGCGAATCACAAACTGACAGTGGTTGCTGCGGATGCCTCCTACACCAAACCTTTCTCCACCAATGTCATAATGTTAGGTCCAGGTCAGACAACTGATGTGCTTCTAACCGCAGACCAACCGCCAGCACACTACTACATGGCGGCACACGCTTACAACAGCGCCAATGCTCCCTTTGACAACACCACCACCACATCAATCCTGGAGTACAAAGACGCCCCCTGTGTTACTAGTCAATCACAGGCACGTGCAATCCCCGCGCAGCTGCCAGGATTCAACGACACAGCAACAGCAGCAGCCTTCACAGCTCAGATGAAGAGTCCTTCAAAAGTTGAAGTACCCCTCGAGGTCGACGAggacttgttcttcacagtgggGTTGGGACTATTCAACTGCCCAACCCCCAACACGCAAAGATGTCAAGGCCCTAACGGAACACGCTTCACCGCCAGCATCAACAACGTCTCATTCGTCTTCCCCAGACAAAACTCCATCCTGCAAGCCTATTACCAAGGCACTCCCGCTGGAGTTTTCACCACAGACTTCCCTCCTGTTCCTCCAACCACATTTGACTACACAGGAAACGTGAGCAGAGGGCTATGGCAGCCTACACGCGGAACAAAGGCCTACAAGCTAAAGTACAAGTCCAAAGTACAAGTTATACTGCAAGACACAAGCATCGTGACCATTGAGAATCACCCAATGCATCTCCACGGGTACGAGTTCTATGTAGTTGGGACAGGTATTGGTAACTTCAACGCGAACAAAGACACATCCAGCTTCAACCTCATTGATCCGCCACGGAGAAACACAATTGGAACACCTCCTGGTGGATGGATAGCTATCAGATTCGTGGCGGATAACCCTGGAGTGTGGCTGATGCATTGCCATATAGACGCACATATATTCTGGGGTCTGGCTATGGTCTTTTTGGTTGAGAACGGTGAAGGGCACTTGCAGTCTGTACAGTCTCCACCATTGGACTTACCTCAGTGTTAA
- the LOC103847086 gene encoding laccase-13 isoform X2, protein MRNPWADGPEYITQCPIKPGGSYTYRFNIEEQEGTLWWHAHSRWLRATVYGALIIRPPLSSPHYPFPVLPKREFTLLLGEWWDRNPMDVLNMAQFTGAAPNVSDAFTINGQPGDFYRCSSQETLRFLVGSGETVLLRVINSGLNQELFFGVANHKLTVVAADASYTKPFSTNVIMLGPGQTTDVLLTADQPPAHYYMAAHAYNSANAPFDNTTTTSILEYKDAPCVTSQSQARAIPAQLPGFNDTATAAAFTAQMKSPSKVEVPLEVDEDLFFTVGLGLFNCPTPNTQRCQGPNGTRFTASINNVSFVFPRQNSILQAYYQGTPAGVFTTDFPPVPPTTFDYTGNVSRGLWQPTRGTKAYKLKYKSKVQVILQDTSIVTIENHPMHLHGYEFYVVGTGIGNFNANKDTSSFNLIDPPRRNTIGTPPGGWIAIRFVADNPGVWLMHCHIDAHIFWGLAMVFLVENGEGHLQSVQSPPLDLPQC, encoded by the exons ATGAGGAATCCATGGGCGGATGGACCAGAATACATAACACAATgcccaatcaaaccaggagggaGTTACACTTACAGATTCAACATCGAAGAACAAGAAGGTACCTTGTGGTGGCACGCCCACAGCAGATGGCTGAGAGCCACCGTGTACGGAGCTCTCATCATCCGCCCTCCGCTCTCTTCTCCTCATTACCCTTTTCCAGTTCTCCCCAAGAGAGAGTTCACTCTACTCTTAGGGGAATGGTGGGACAGAAACCCCATGGATGTCCTGAACATGGCTCAGTTCACGGGAGCTGCACCAAACGTATCAGACGCCTTCACCATCAACGGTCAGCCTGGTGATTTCTACAGATGCTCCAGCCAAG AAACTTTGAGGTTTCTGGTGGGATCAGGAGAGACCGTCCTCCTCAGGGTCATCAACTCTGGCTTAAACCAAGAGCTCTTCTTCGGTGTGGCGAATCACAAACTGACAGTGGTTGCTGCGGATGCCTCCTACACCAAACCTTTCTCCACCAATGTCATAATGTTAGGTCCAGGTCAGACAACTGATGTGCTTCTAACCGCAGACCAACCGCCAGCACACTACTACATGGCGGCACACGCTTACAACAGCGCCAATGCTCCCTTTGACAACACCACCACCACATCAATCCTGGAGTACAAAGACGCCCCCTGTGTTACTAGTCAATCACAGGCACGTGCAATCCCCGCGCAGCTGCCAGGATTCAACGACACAGCAACAGCAGCAGCCTTCACAGCTCAGATGAAGAGTCCTTCAAAAGTTGAAGTACCCCTCGAGGTCGACGAggacttgttcttcacagtgggGTTGGGACTATTCAACTGCCCAACCCCCAACACGCAAAGATGTCAAGGCCCTAACGGAACACGCTTCACCGCCAGCATCAACAACGTCTCATTCGTCTTCCCCAGACAAAACTCCATCCTGCAAGCCTATTACCAAGGCACTCCCGCTGGAGTTTTCACCACAGACTTCCCTCCTGTTCCTCCAACCACATTTGACTACACAGGAAACGTGAGCAGAGGGCTATGGCAGCCTACACGCGGAACAAAGGCCTACAAGCTAAAGTACAAGTCCAAAGTACAAGTTATACTGCAAGACACAAGCATCGTGACCATTGAGAATCACCCAATGCATCTCCACGGGTACGAGTTCTATGTAGTTGGGACAGGTATTGGTAACTTCAACGCGAACAAAGACACATCCAGCTTCAACCTCATTGATCCGCCACGGAGAAACACAATTGGAACACCTCCTGGTGGATGGATAGCTATCAGATTCGTGGCGGATAACCCTGGAGTGTGGCTGATGCATTGCCATATAGACGCACATATATTCTGGGGTCTGGCTATGGTCTTTTTGGTTGAGAACGGTGAAGGGCACTTGCAGTCTGTACAGTCTCCACCATTGGACTTACCTCAGTGTTAA
- the LOC103847085 gene encoding sorting nexin 2B, with protein sequence MMGSENDDEAHLHASTEEDMENLFLRDDADKSNSPPPITVTPADSDPLSATPQSKPNGGDSRSYIEPPSYADVIFSPFDDTSEINGSDDTHSSDYSLSRSPSSSASSSDYIKITVSSPQKEQETSTSMLSGGSTYITYLITTRTNLPDYGGGSEFSVRRRFRDVVTLADRLAESYRGFCIPPRPDKSVVESQVMQKQEFVEQRRVALEKYLRRLVAHPVIRSSDEVKVFLRVEGKLPLQASADVASRMLDGAVKLPRQLFGEGGGGVETARGGRDLLRLFKELRQSVSNDWGGSKPLVVEEDRDFLEKKEKMVDLEQQIINASQQAETLVKAQQEMGETMGELGLAFIKLTKFENEEAVFNSQRARANDMKNLATAAVKASRFYRELNSQTVEHLDTLHDYLGLMLAVQGAFADRSSALLTVQTLLSELSSLEGRAEKLEAALSKVFGGDKSRIKKIEEIKETIRNTEDAKNVAIREYERIKENNWSEVERLDRERRADFLSMMKGFVVNQVGYAEKIASVWTKAAEETSQYDRESS encoded by the exons ATGATGGGCTCAGAGAACGACGACGAGGCCCATCTCCACGCCTCCACTGAGGAGGATATGGAGAATCTCTTCCTCCGCGATGACGCCGATAAATCCAACTCCCCACCGCCGATCACCGTAACTCCGGCCGACTCCGATCCACTCTCCGCTACGCCTCAATCGAAACCAAACGGCGGCGACAGCAGATCCTACATCGAGCCTCCCTCTTACGCCGACGTCATCTTCAGCCCTTTCGACGACACCTCCGAGATCAACGGCTCAGACGATACTCACTCCTCAGACTACTCCCTCTCCCGATCCccctcctcctccgcctcctcCTCCGATTACATCAAGATCACCGTCTCCAGCCCTCAGAAAGAGCAAGAAACTTCAACCTCCATGCTCTCCGGAGGAAGCACTTACATCACCTACCTCATCACAACCCGAACCAACCTCCCCGACTACGGCGGAGGATCCGAGTTCAGCGTGCGGAGACGGTTCAGAGACGTTGTGACTTTAGCTGATCGTTTAGCCGAGTCGTACAGAGGGTTCTGCATCCCTCCGAGGCCTGACAAGAGCGTGGTGGAGAGCCAAGTGATGCAGAAGCAAGAGTTCGTTGAGCAGAGAAGAGTCGCCTTGGAGAAGTACTTGCGAAGGCTCGTCGCGCATCCTGTGATTAGGAGTAGCGATGAGGTTAAAGTGTTTCTTCGAGTGGAAGGGAAGTTACCGTTGCAGGCGAGCGCTGACGTGGCGTCTAGGATGCTGGATGGGGCTGTGAAGCTGCCTAGACAGTTGTTTggtgaaggaggaggaggagttgaGACGGCGAGAGGGGGTAGAGATTTGCTGAGATTGTTCAAAGAGCTGAGACAGTCTGTTTCTAATGACTGGGGTGGGTCTAAGCCACTTGTTGTGGAGGAAGATAGAGACTTtttggagaagaaggagaagatggTTGATCTTGAGCAACAGATCATTAATGCTTCACAGCAG GCTGAAACACTTGTGAAGGCACAGCAAGAGATGGGGGAGACTATGGGAGAGCTGGGATTAGCATTCATTAAGCTGACGAAATTCGagaacgaagaagctgtcttcaATTCTCAAAGAGCTCGTGCTAATGATATGAAGAATTTAGCTACTGCGGCTGTGAAAGCAAGCAGGTTTTACAGAGAGTTGAATTCTCAGACAGTCGAGCATTTG GACACACTCCACGATTACCTTGGCCTAATGTTGGCGGTCCAGGGGGCGTTTGCGGATAGGTCTAGTGCTTTACTGACAGTGCAGACGCTTTTATCTGAGCTTTCTTCACTGGAAGGGAGAGCAGAGAAGCTGGAAGCTGCGTTGTCAAAGGTATTTGGCGGTGACAAATCAAGGATTAAGAAGATAGAAGAGATAAAAGAAACAATCAGGAACACTGAGGACGCCAAGAATGTAGCCATCAGGGAGTACGAGCGGATCAAG GAAAATAACTGGAGCGAGGTTGAAAGGCTAGACAGAGAAAGGCGTGCTGACTTCTTGAGTATGATGAAGGGGTTTGTTGTTAACCAG GTTGGATATGCAGAGAAGATTGCCAGTGTGTGGACAAAGGCTGCGGAGGAGACTAGTCAATACGATAGAGAGAGCTCTTAA
- the LOC103847090 gene encoding 40S ribosomal protein S4-1 has protein sequence MARGLKKHLKRLNAPKHWDLDKLGGAFAPKPSSGPHKSRECLPLVLIIRNKLKYALTYREVISILMQRHIQVDGKVRTDKTYPAGFMDVVSIPKTNENFRLLYDTKGRFRLHSIRDEEAKFKLCKVRTIQVGQKGIPYLNTYDGRTIRYPDPLIKPNDTIKLDLEENKIVDSIKFDVGNVVMVTGGRNRGRVGVIKNREKHKGSFETIHIQDSTGHEFATRLGNVFTLGKGTKPWVSLPKGKGIKLTIIEEARKRLSAQQAA, from the exons ATG GCGAGGGGATTGAAGAAGCATTTGAAGAGGCTCAATGCCCCCAAGCACTGGGATCTTGACAAACTTGGTGGTGCCTTC gCTCCCAAGCCGTCTTCGGGACCTCACAAGTCGAGGGAGTGTCTTCCTCTCGTCTTGATCATCAGGAACAAGTTGAAGTACGCTTTGACGTACCGTGAAGTCATCTCCATCCTCATGCAAAGGCATATCCAAGTTGATGGTAAAGTCAGGACTGACAAGACATACCCTGCTGGTTTCATGG atgTTGTATCAATCCCCAAGACGAATGAGAACTTCCGTCTTCTGTATGACACCAAGGGACGTTTCCGCCTCCACTCCATCAGGGACGAGGAAGCAAAG TTCAAGCTTTGCAAAGTTAGGACTATCCAGGTGGGGCAGAAGGGGATCCCTTACCTCAACACTTACGACGGTCGCACCATCCGTTACCCTGACCCGCTCATCAAGCCAAACGACACCATCAAGCTCGACCTTGAGGAGAACAAGATCGTTGACTCCATCAAGTTTGATGTCGGTAACGTTGTGATGGTGACGGGAGGGAGAAACAGAGGGCGTGTGGGTGTGATCAAGAACCGTGAGAAGCATAAGGGAAGCTTTGAGACGATCCACATCCAAGACTCGACGGGACACGAGTTTGCTACGAGGTTGGGCAATGTGTTCACCCTCGGGAAAGGTACAAAGCCATGGGTGTCTCTTCCAAAGGGTAAAGGTATTAAGCTGACCATCATTGAGGAAGCCAGGAAGAGGCTTTCTGCCCAGCAAGCTGCTTAA
- the LOC103847091 gene encoding spermidine sinapoyl-CoA acyltransferase: protein MGSQGMSSTSPLVVKKSQVVIVKPSKPTPEVSLSLSTLDNDPYIETLAKTIYVYAPSSKEVQDPASLLQEALSQALVYYYPLAGKLHRRSDDHRLELKCAPGEGVPFVKAAAECTLSSLNYLEDMDADLSQLVPSYEAVASGGYNVLALQVTVFACGGITLATALSHSLCDGFGASQFFKAFTEFAAGKTQPSIIPVWERHCLTSNNFNINGQMEEEQAPKLVDFGEACSSAATSPYTPTNDMVCKILNFTSQDITHLKEKVTEEVTTLEILAAHVWRARCKALKLSPDGTTLFGMAVGIRRTVDPPLREGYYGNAFVKASVAMKAGELSSSPLSPVVKLIKEAKREALKKRYVSEQLKETEKSLKLKVPCQGGSGAFMLLTDWRQLGLLDEVDFGYGGTVNIVPVVPKFLSDICVFLPRKQGGVRVLVTLPKPAMDNLKEHMNPLSF, encoded by the exons ATGGGAAGCCAAGGCATGAGTTCAACCAGTCCCTTGGTGGTGAAGAAATCACAAGTGGTCATAGTGAAACCTTCAAAGCCAACACCTGAAGTCTCTCTTTCCCTCTCAACACTCGACAACGATCCTTACATCGAAACCCTCGCCAAAACCATCTACGTCTACGCCCCGTCTTCCAAAGAAGTTCAAGACCCTGCTTCCCTTCTTCAAGAAGCTCTCTCTCAAGCTCTTGTCTATTACTACCCTCTCGCCGGGAAGCTTCACCGTAGATCCGATGACCATAGGCTTGAGCTGAAGTGTGCTCCGGGAGAAGGAGTCCCTTTTGTAAAGGCGGCCGCAGAGTGCACTCTTTCTTCCCTTAACTACTTGGAGGACATGGACGCAGACTTGAGCCAACTAGTACCTAGTTATGAAGCTGTGGCTTCTGGAGGCTATAACGTTCTGGCTCTCCAGGTCACTGTGTTTGCATGTGGAGGGATCACTCTTGCAACGGCTCTCTCTCATTCTCTATGTGATGGTTTTGGGGCGTCTCAGTTCTTCAAAGCCTTCACTGAGTTCGCAGCAGGAAAGACACAGCCTAGCATCATCCCTGTTTGGGAACGACACTGCCTCACCTCTAACAACTTCAACATTAAcg GTCAAATGGAGGAAGAACAAGCTCCCAAGCTGGTTGATTTCGGGGAGGCTTGTTCATCTGCGGCAACTTCTCCCTACACACCAACCAACGACATGGTCTGTAAGATCCTAAACTTCACATCCCAAGACATCACTCACCTCAAGGAAAAGGTCACGGAGGAAGTCACAACTCTAGAGATTCTTGCGGCCCACGTATGGAGAGCAAGGTGCAAGGCCCTAAAGCTGAGTCCAGACGGAACTACCCTTTTCGGGATGGCAGTGGGCATACGCCGCACCGTGGATCCACCGCTACGTGAAGGCTACTACGGAAACGCATTCGTCAAAGCCAGCGTGGCAATGAAGGCTGGCGAGTTGAGCAGCTCACCGTTGTCTCCTGTGGTGAAACTCATCAAAGAGGCTAAGAGGGAGGCGTTGAAGAAGAGGTACGTGTCCGAGCAGCTAAAAGAGACGGAGAAGAGTCTGAAGTTGAAGGTACCGTGTCAAGGAGGGAGCGGTGCGTTTATGCTGCTTACTGATTGGAGGCAGCTTGGATTGCTAGACGAAGTTGATTTCGGGTATGGAGGAACGGTGAATATAGTACCAGTGGTGCCCAAGTTTCTTTCGGATATTTGTGTTTTCTTGCCGAGGAAGCAAGGTGGGGTTAGGGTGCTGGTGACGTTACCCAAACCTGCAATGGACAACTTGAAGGAACACATGAATCCTCTaagcttttaa
- the LOC103847092 gene encoding CBL-interacting serine/threonine-protein kinase 2, producing the protein MENKPSVLTDRYEVGRLLGQGTFAKVYYGRSVHTNESVAIKMIDKEKVLRVGLSDQIKREISVMRIAKHPNVVSLHEVMATKSRIYFVIEYCKGGELFNKVKKGKLREDVAWKYFHQLINAVDFCHSRGVYHRDIKPENLLLDDNENLKVSDFGLSALADCKRADGLLHTTCGTPAYVAPEVINRKGYDGTKADIWSCGVVLFVLLAGYLPFHDSNLMEMYRKIGKADFKCPNWFAPEAKRLLCKMLDPNHESRISIARIRESSWFRKGLHLKQKKMDKQLRETTVIPTVEVGESSGSSSENGDSLHEEAPAQLAYLNAFDIISLSAGFDLGGLFGDANDKRESRFASRKPAAEIISKLEEVARGLNLKIRKQDAGLFKLEGSKEGRKGALSMDAEIFQVTQTFHLVEVKKCDGDTVEYQRLVEEDLRPALGDVVWVWQGDKEKEEQLKLGLQDEQGVEQHSEPL; encoded by the coding sequence ATGGAGAACAAACCGAGTGTCTTAACCGACAGATACGAGGTAGGTAGACTACTAGGTCAGGGCACGTTCGCCAAAGTCTACTACGGTCGAAGCGTCCACACCAACGAGAGCGTGGCCATCAAAATGATCGACAAAGAGAAAGTCCTCCGCGTGGGGCTCAGCGACCAGATCAAGCGCGAGATCTCCGTCATGCGTATCGCCAAGCACCCCAACGTGGTCTCCCTCCACGAGGTCATGGCCACCAAGTCCCGCATCTACTTCGTGATCGAGTACTGCAAGGGCGGCGAGCTTTTCAACAAAGTCAAAAAGGGAAAACTCAGGGAAGACGTCGCCTGGAAGTACTTCCACCAGCTCATCAACGCGGTGGATTTTTGCCATAGTCGCGGTGTTTACCACCGCGACATCAAGCCGGAGAATCTCCTGCTTGATGACAATGAGAATCTCAAGGTTTCGGATTTCGGTCTGAGCGCGCTTGCGGATTGCAAGCGCGCAGACGGACTTTTGCATACCACTTGCGGGACCCCTGCTTACGTGGCGCCTGAGGTGATTAACAGGAAAGGGTACGATGGGACGAAGGCGGATATTTGGTCTTGTGGGGTTGTTTTGTTCGTGCTGTTGGCTGGGTACCTCCCCTTTCACGACTCTAATCTCATGGAGATGTATAGGAAGATAGGTAAAGCGGATTTCAAGTGTCCGAACTGGTTCGCCCCCGAGGCGAAGAGGCTGCTGTGCAAGATGCTGGATCCTAACCACGAGAGTAGGATCAGCATCGCGAGGATCAGGGAGAGTTCTTGGTTTAGGAAAGGGCTGCATTTGAAGCAGAAGAAGATGGATAAACAACTCCGGGAAACAACTGTTATTCCCACAGTGGAAGTTGGAGAGAGTTCAGGCTCGAGCAGCGAGAACGGAGATAGCCTCCACGAGGAGGCGCCGGCTCAGCTCGCGTACCTGAACGCTTTCGATATCATCAGCTTGTCTGCGGGGTTTGATCTGGGAGGGCTTTTCGGGGATGCGAATGACAAGAGGGAGTCTAGATTCGCGTCGAGGAAGCCTGCTGCGGAGATCATTTCTAAGCTGGAGGAGGTGGCCAGAGGTTTGAATCTGAAGATAAGGAAGCAGGACGCAGGGCTGTTCAAGCTCGAAGGGTCAAAGGAAGGAAGAAAGGGAGCTTTGTCGATGGACGCGGAGATATTCCAGGTGACGCAGACGTTTCACCTGGTTGAAGTGAAGAAATGTGATGGCGACACGGTGGAGTATCAGAGGCTGGTGGAGGAGGATCTTAGGCCTGCGCTGGGAGATGTAGTCTGGGTTTGGCAAGGCGATAAGGAGAAGGAAGAGCAGCTGAAGCTTGGTTTGCAAGATGAACAGGGAGTAGAACAGCATAGTGAACCATTGTAG